One window of the Pseudokineococcus lusitanus genome contains the following:
- the pyk gene encoding pyruvate kinase, with amino-acid sequence MRRAKIVCTLGPATSSAEQIRELVDAGMDVARLNLSHGSYADHENSYRNVRRAAEECGRAVAVLVDLQGPKIRLGRFGSGPQSLAVGDVFTITTEDVVGDAQICSTTYPGLPGDVDPGDLVLVDDGKVTLRVTAVEGPRVTTEVVVAGVVSDNKGLNLPGVAVSVPAMSEKDVADLRWGLRQGADLIALSFVRDASDAADVRRIMDEEGVHVPVIAKVEKPQAVANLEAVVDAFDGVMVARGDLGVELPLEQVPLVQKQAVDLCRRQAKPVIVATQVLESMIAAPRPTRAEASDCANAVLDGADAIMLSGETSVGQYPFEAVRTMARIIESTEQHGLDRIRPLGTNPHTKGGAITRAALDVAVNLSCQYLAVFTTTGDSARRMARLRSKIPLIVFTPEPSVRTQLALTWGVQTFFMDYVTHTDEMVLRLDEMLLADGVAQEGDLVVVVAGAPPGIPGSTNALRVHKMGDAVGGRAQAYREVAAEPASRPAGAPPAG; translated from the coding sequence ATGCGCCGTGCCAAGATCGTCTGCACCCTGGGGCCCGCCACGTCCAGCGCCGAGCAGATCCGCGAGCTCGTGGACGCCGGCATGGACGTGGCCCGCCTGAACCTCAGCCACGGGTCCTACGCCGACCACGAGAACTCCTACCGGAACGTCCGTCGGGCGGCCGAGGAGTGCGGCCGCGCCGTCGCGGTCCTCGTGGACCTGCAGGGCCCGAAGATCCGCCTCGGCCGCTTCGGCTCGGGCCCCCAGTCGCTCGCCGTGGGCGACGTCTTCACCATCACCACCGAGGACGTCGTCGGCGACGCGCAGATCTGCTCGACGACCTACCCCGGCCTGCCGGGCGACGTCGACCCGGGCGACCTCGTCCTCGTCGACGACGGCAAGGTCACCCTGCGGGTCACCGCCGTCGAGGGCCCCCGCGTGACGACCGAGGTCGTCGTCGCGGGCGTCGTCTCCGACAACAAGGGCCTCAACCTGCCGGGCGTGGCCGTCAGCGTCCCCGCCATGTCCGAGAAGGACGTCGCGGACCTGCGCTGGGGCCTGCGCCAGGGCGCCGACCTCATCGCCCTCTCCTTCGTCCGCGACGCGTCCGACGCCGCGGACGTCCGGCGCATCATGGACGAGGAGGGCGTCCACGTCCCCGTCATCGCCAAGGTGGAGAAGCCGCAGGCCGTGGCCAACCTCGAGGCCGTCGTCGACGCCTTCGACGGCGTCATGGTCGCCCGCGGCGACCTCGGCGTCGAGCTCCCGCTCGAGCAGGTCCCGCTCGTCCAGAAGCAGGCCGTGGACCTGTGCCGGCGCCAGGCCAAGCCGGTCATCGTCGCCACCCAGGTGCTCGAGTCGATGATCGCCGCCCCGCGCCCGACGCGCGCCGAGGCCTCCGACTGCGCGAACGCCGTCCTCGACGGCGCCGACGCGATCATGCTGTCGGGGGAGACGAGCGTCGGGCAGTACCCCTTCGAGGCCGTCCGCACGATGGCCCGGATCATCGAGAGCACCGAGCAGCACGGCCTCGACCGCATCCGCCCGCTGGGCACCAACCCGCACACCAAGGGCGGGGCCATCACGCGCGCCGCGCTCGACGTCGCGGTGAACCTCAGCTGCCAGTACCTCGCGGTCTTCACGACGACGGGCGACTCGGCCCGCCGCATGGCGCGCCTGCGCAGCAAGATCCCGCTCATCGTCTTCACGCCCGAGCCGTCCGTGCGCACACAGCTCGCGCTCACGTGGGGCGTGCAGACGTTCTTCATGGACTACGTCACGCACACCGACGAGATGGTGCTCCGCCTCGACGAGATGCTCCTCGCCGACGGGGTGGCGCAGGAGGGCGACCTCGTCGTCGTCGTCGCGGGGGCGCCCCCGGGCATCCCCGGCTCCACCAACGCCCTGCGCGTGCACAAGATGGGCGACGCCGTCGGCGGCCGCGCCCAGGCGTACCGCGAGGTGGCGGCCGAGCCGGCCTCCCGGCCGGCCGGGGCGCCGCCCGCCGGCTGA
- the gltB gene encoding glutamate synthase large subunit: MTTPRPSTPDATTGTPATAPDAAAPAGARPAHAPGAQTPPAQGLYDGAHEHDACGVAFVATLRGEPGHDVVDHALTALRNLDHRGAVGAEVDTGDGAGILTQVPDELFRAVLAEEHGVDLPPRGAYAVGTVHLPTDPAERAEAVRHLGTIAEEEDLAVLAWRDVPVAADLVGATARATMPHLAQVFVAGRSARITGTALERRAFCLRKRAEREVGTYVASLSCRTITYKGMLTTGQLEPFFPDLSDRRYTTVLAVVHSRFSTNTFPSWPLAHPFRLIAHNGEINTVQGNRNWMRARESMLASSVIPGDLERLFPICTPGASDSASFDEVLELLHLSGRSLPHAMLMMIPEAWENDEQMDPSLRAFYEYHSMFSEAWDGPADVVFTDGTLVGAVLDRNGLRPSRYSVTDDGLVVLASETGVLELDPATVVQRGRLQPGRMLLVDTAAGRIVDDREVKAELAAARPYDEWLHAGLVTLGDLPEREHVAHTHASVTRRQQTFGYTEEELRLLVAPMARAGAEPIGSMGTDTPIAVLSTRPRLIFDYFTQNFAQVTNPPLDAIREELVTSLVTGIGPELNMLDSTPAHCRQLLIPFPVVDNDELAKIVHVNADGNLPGFRTVRVSGLYRVDGGGRALSERLDEICAEVSAAIADGARFVVLSDRDSDSVMAPIPSLLLTGAVHHHLLREKTRTQVGLVVEAGDVREVHHVALLIGYGAACVNPYLAMESVEDQVRSGVVTGLEPADAVRRLIYALGKGVLKVMSKMGISTVASYRGAQTFEAVGLARDLVDRCFTGTTTQLGGIGLDVVAEEVARRHATAYPVGGVQPAHRRLEVGGEYQWRREGEHHLFDPETVFRLQHATRSGRMDVFRQYTQRVDDASERLMTLRGLFRLRDDLRPPVPLDEVEPVSEIVKRFSTGAMSYGSISEEAHATLAVAMNRLGGRSNTGEGGEDVARLLDPERRSAVKQVASGRFGVTSMYLTHADDLQIKIAQGAKPGEGGQLPGHKVYPWIARTRFSTPGVGLISPPPHHDIYSIEDIAQLIHDLKNANPSARVHVKLVSESGVGTVAAGVSKAHADVVLISGHDGGTGASPLTSLKHAGGPWEVGLAEAQQTLLLNGLRDRITVQVDGQLKTGRDVVVAALLGAEEYGFSTAPLVVSGCILMRACHLDTCPVGIATQNPELRARYGGKAEFVVSFFEFVAQEVREHLAALGFRSLDEAVGRSEVLDARRAVDHWKASGLDLAPVLHQVELPEGSARRRTQSQDHGLEKALDHQLIAMSRDALEHGTAVEVASPVRNVNRTVGTMLGHEVTKRYGEEGLPDGTVDVTLTGAAGQSLGAFLPRGITLRLLGDANDYVGKGLSGGRVVVRPHPSSPAVDPTDVVAGNTIAYGATSGELFLRGTVGERFCVRNSGATAVVEGVGDHACEYMTGGTVLVLGHTGRNVAAGMSGGTAYVLDLDRGRVNAAAVASGELGLHPLDEADRVLVADLLVRHRDETGSEVAAALLAEGDAGLDRVTKLLPREFSRVLAVREQARTEGLDLDGDAVWSRIVEATRG; encoded by the coding sequence ATGACCACCCCCCGCCCCAGCACGCCCGACGCGACGACCGGCACCCCGGCCACGGCTCCTGACGCCGCCGCGCCCGCCGGCGCCCGTCCCGCCCACGCCCCCGGCGCGCAGACGCCGCCCGCCCAGGGCCTCTACGACGGCGCCCACGAGCACGACGCCTGCGGCGTCGCCTTCGTGGCGACGCTGCGCGGCGAGCCCGGCCACGACGTCGTCGACCACGCGCTCACCGCGCTGCGCAACCTCGACCACCGCGGCGCCGTCGGCGCCGAGGTCGACACGGGCGACGGCGCCGGGATCCTCACGCAGGTCCCCGACGAGCTCTTCCGCGCCGTCCTGGCCGAGGAGCACGGCGTCGACCTGCCGCCGCGCGGCGCCTACGCCGTCGGCACGGTGCACCTGCCGACGGACCCGGCCGAGCGCGCGGAGGCCGTCCGCCACCTCGGCACGATCGCCGAGGAGGAGGACCTCGCCGTCCTCGCGTGGCGCGACGTGCCCGTCGCCGCCGACCTCGTCGGCGCCACGGCGCGCGCGACGATGCCGCACCTGGCCCAGGTCTTCGTCGCCGGCCGGTCCGCCCGGATCACGGGCACCGCCCTCGAGCGCCGCGCCTTCTGCCTGCGCAAGCGCGCCGAGCGCGAGGTCGGCACCTACGTCGCGTCGCTGTCCTGCCGCACCATCACCTACAAGGGGATGCTGACGACGGGCCAGCTCGAGCCCTTCTTCCCCGACCTGTCGGACCGGCGCTACACGACCGTCCTCGCCGTCGTGCACTCGCGCTTCTCGACGAACACCTTCCCGTCGTGGCCGCTGGCGCACCCGTTCCGCCTCATCGCCCACAACGGCGAGATCAACACGGTCCAGGGCAACCGGAACTGGATGCGGGCCCGCGAGAGCATGCTCGCGTCGTCGGTCATCCCCGGTGACCTCGAGCGGCTCTTCCCCATCTGCACGCCGGGCGCCAGCGACTCGGCCTCGTTCGACGAGGTCCTCGAGCTGCTCCACCTGTCCGGCCGCTCGCTGCCGCACGCGATGCTCATGATGATCCCGGAGGCCTGGGAGAACGACGAGCAGATGGACCCGTCGCTGCGGGCCTTCTACGAGTACCACTCGATGTTCAGCGAGGCGTGGGACGGCCCGGCCGACGTCGTCTTCACCGACGGCACGCTCGTCGGCGCGGTCCTCGACCGCAACGGCCTGCGCCCCTCCCGCTACAGCGTCACCGACGACGGCCTCGTCGTCCTCGCCAGCGAGACCGGCGTCCTCGAGCTCGACCCGGCCACGGTCGTGCAGCGCGGCCGCCTGCAGCCCGGGCGCATGCTCCTCGTCGACACGGCCGCCGGCCGGATCGTCGACGACCGCGAGGTCAAGGCCGAGCTCGCCGCGGCCCGGCCCTACGACGAGTGGCTGCACGCCGGCCTCGTCACGCTGGGGGACCTGCCCGAGCGGGAGCACGTGGCGCACACCCACGCGTCCGTCACCCGCCGCCAGCAGACCTTCGGCTACACGGAGGAGGAGCTGCGCCTCCTCGTCGCGCCGATGGCGCGGGCCGGCGCAGAGCCCATCGGCTCCATGGGCACGGACACGCCCATCGCCGTGCTCTCCACCCGGCCGCGGCTGATCTTCGACTACTTCACGCAGAACTTCGCGCAGGTCACCAACCCGCCGCTGGACGCCATCCGCGAGGAGCTCGTCACCTCGCTCGTCACGGGCATCGGCCCCGAGCTCAACATGCTCGACAGCACGCCGGCCCACTGCCGCCAGCTGCTGATCCCGTTCCCCGTCGTCGACAACGACGAGCTGGCGAAGATCGTCCACGTCAACGCGGACGGCAACCTGCCCGGCTTCCGCACGGTCCGCGTCAGCGGCCTCTACCGGGTGGACGGGGGCGGGCGGGCCCTGTCCGAGCGCCTCGACGAGATCTGCGCCGAGGTCAGCGCGGCCATCGCCGACGGGGCGCGCTTCGTCGTCCTGTCCGACCGCGACTCCGACAGCGTCATGGCGCCCATCCCGTCGCTGCTGCTCACCGGCGCGGTGCACCACCACCTGCTGCGCGAGAAGACGCGCACGCAGGTCGGGCTCGTCGTCGAGGCCGGGGACGTCCGCGAGGTCCACCACGTCGCGCTGCTCATCGGCTACGGCGCCGCGTGCGTCAACCCGTACCTCGCCATGGAGTCCGTCGAGGACCAGGTGCGCTCCGGCGTCGTCACCGGCCTCGAGCCGGCGGACGCCGTCCGCCGCCTCATCTACGCGCTCGGCAAGGGCGTGCTCAAGGTCATGAGCAAGATGGGCATCTCCACGGTGGCGTCCTACCGCGGCGCCCAGACCTTCGAGGCCGTCGGCCTCGCCCGCGACCTCGTCGACCGCTGCTTCACCGGCACGACGACGCAGCTCGGCGGCATCGGCCTCGACGTCGTCGCCGAGGAGGTCGCCCGGCGCCACGCCACGGCCTACCCGGTCGGCGGCGTGCAGCCGGCGCACCGCCGCCTCGAGGTGGGCGGCGAGTACCAGTGGCGCCGCGAGGGCGAGCACCACCTTTTCGACCCCGAGACGGTCTTCCGCCTCCAGCACGCCACCCGCTCCGGGCGGATGGACGTCTTCCGCCAGTACACGCAGCGCGTCGACGACGCCTCCGAGCGGCTCATGACGCTGCGCGGGCTCTTCCGCCTCCGGGACGACCTGCGCCCGCCGGTGCCGCTCGACGAGGTGGAGCCGGTCAGCGAGATCGTCAAGCGCTTCTCCACAGGAGCGATGAGCTACGGCTCGATCTCCGAGGAGGCGCACGCCACCCTCGCCGTCGCGATGAACCGCCTCGGCGGCCGCAGCAACACGGGGGAGGGCGGCGAGGACGTCGCCCGCCTGCTCGACCCCGAGCGCCGCAGCGCCGTCAAGCAGGTCGCCTCGGGCCGCTTCGGCGTGACGAGCATGTACCTCACCCACGCCGACGACCTGCAGATCAAGATCGCGCAGGGCGCCAAGCCGGGCGAGGGCGGCCAGCTGCCGGGCCACAAGGTCTACCCGTGGATCGCGCGCACCCGCTTCTCGACGCCGGGCGTCGGCCTCATCTCGCCGCCGCCGCACCACGACATCTACTCGATCGAGGACATCGCCCAGCTCATCCACGACCTCAAGAACGCCAACCCCTCCGCCCGGGTGCACGTCAAGCTCGTCAGCGAGAGCGGCGTCGGCACGGTCGCGGCGGGCGTCAGCAAGGCGCACGCGGACGTCGTCCTCATCTCCGGGCACGACGGCGGCACGGGCGCCAGCCCGCTGACCTCGCTCAAGCACGCGGGCGGCCCCTGGGAGGTCGGGCTGGCCGAGGCGCAGCAGACCCTCCTGCTCAACGGGCTGCGCGACCGCATCACCGTGCAGGTGGACGGCCAGCTGAAGACGGGCCGCGACGTCGTCGTGGCGGCGCTGCTCGGGGCCGAGGAGTACGGCTTCTCCACCGCCCCGCTCGTCGTGTCCGGCTGCATCCTCATGCGCGCCTGCCACCTCGACACCTGCCCCGTCGGCATCGCCACGCAGAACCCCGAGCTGCGGGCGCGCTACGGCGGCAAGGCGGAGTTCGTCGTCAGCTTCTTCGAGTTCGTCGCCCAGGAGGTCCGCGAGCACCTCGCCGCCCTGGGTTTCCGCTCGCTCGACGAGGCCGTGGGCCGCTCCGAGGTGCTCGACGCCCGCCGCGCCGTCGACCACTGGAAGGCGTCGGGCCTCGACCTCGCGCCGGTCCTCCACCAGGTCGAGCTGCCCGAGGGCAGCGCCCGCCGGCGCACGCAGAGCCAGGACCACGGCCTCGAGAAGGCCCTGGACCACCAGCTCATCGCGATGAGCCGGGACGCGCTGGAGCACGGGACCGCCGTCGAGGTGGCGTCGCCCGTCCGCAACGTCAACCGCACCGTCGGGACGATGCTCGGCCACGAGGTCACCAAGCGCTACGGCGAGGAGGGCCTGCCGGACGGCACCGTCGACGTCACCCTCACGGGGGCCGCGGGCCAGTCGCTCGGCGCCTTCCTCCCGCGCGGGATCACGCTGCGCCTGCTCGGCGACGCCAACGACTACGTCGGCAAGGGCCTGTCGGGCGGCCGGGTCGTCGTCCGGCCGCACCCGTCGTCGCCCGCGGTCGACCCGACCGACGTCGTCGCCGGCAACACCATCGCCTACGGCGCGACGTCGGGGGAGCTCTTCCTGCGGGGGACCGTGGGCGAGCGCTTCTGCGTCCGCAACTCCGGCGCGACCGCCGTCGTCGAGGGCGTGGGCGACCACGCCTGCGAGTACATGACCGGCGGCACGGTGCTCGTCCTCGGGCACACGGGGCGGAACGTCGCGGCGGGCATGTCGGGCGGCACGGCGTACGTCCTCGACCTCGACCGCGGGCGGGTCAACGCCGCGGCCGTGGCCTCGGGGGAGCTGGGCCTGCACCCGCTCGACGAGGCCGACCGGGTCCTCGTCGCCGACCTGCTCGTGCGCCACCGCGACGAGACGGGCTCGGAGGTGGCCGCGGCGCTCCTCGCGGAGGGCGACGCCGGCCTCGACCGGGTCACCAAGCTGCTGCCGCGCGAGTTCTCCCGCGTCCTCGCGGTCCGGGAGCAGGCGCGCACCGAAGGACTCGACCTCGACGGCGACGCCGTCTGGTCCCGCATCGTGGAGGCGACCCGTGGCTGA
- the lgt gene encoding prolipoprotein diacylglyceryl transferase, with product MTTFLPPGLLSAAAPVLATIPSPSTGVWHLGPVPVRAYALCILVGVLVGVVVGERRLRARGGPPGAVVDIAVWAVPFGIVGARIYHVLSSPDAYFGEGGELVRALYVWEGGLGIWGAIAGGFVGALVAIRQLGLRVAVVADALAPALLLSQAIGRLGNWFNQELFGRPTDLPWGLAIDPQNRPAEYADATAFHPTFLYEALWCLVAFGLLLLLEKRFRLGHGRVFLTYVLLYVIGRGVIETFRVDPAEIVGGLRLNVWTCVVLGLAAVLGLLVSAMRHPGREASALKETTPGEAAAAAEVEALDAGADPEEAADAGERAALEAEDAEVTTTGGTGSTGTPTSGATAPGGTTTGRPPAGGSHDPAP from the coding sequence GTGACCACGTTCCTGCCGCCGGGGCTGCTCTCCGCCGCCGCGCCCGTCCTCGCGACGATCCCCAGCCCGTCGACGGGCGTCTGGCACCTCGGGCCCGTCCCGGTCCGGGCCTACGCCCTCTGCATCCTCGTGGGCGTCCTCGTCGGCGTCGTCGTGGGCGAGCGCCGGCTGCGCGCCCGCGGCGGCCCGCCCGGGGCCGTCGTCGACATCGCCGTGTGGGCCGTGCCCTTCGGCATCGTCGGCGCGCGGATCTACCACGTGCTGTCCTCGCCGGACGCCTACTTCGGCGAGGGCGGGGAGCTCGTCCGCGCCCTGTACGTGTGGGAGGGCGGCCTCGGCATCTGGGGCGCCATCGCCGGCGGCTTCGTCGGCGCGCTCGTCGCGATCCGCCAGCTCGGGCTGCGCGTCGCCGTCGTCGCGGACGCCCTCGCGCCCGCGCTCCTGCTCTCGCAGGCCATCGGGCGCCTCGGCAACTGGTTCAACCAGGAGCTCTTCGGCCGGCCGACGGACCTGCCGTGGGGCCTGGCCATCGACCCGCAGAACCGCCCGGCCGAGTACGCCGACGCCACGGCGTTCCACCCGACCTTCCTCTACGAGGCGCTCTGGTGCCTCGTGGCCTTCGGCCTCCTCCTGCTGCTCGAGAAGCGCTTCAGGCTGGGTCACGGCCGGGTCTTCCTCACGTACGTCCTGCTGTACGTGATCGGTCGCGGCGTCATCGAGACCTTCCGCGTGGACCCGGCCGAGATCGTCGGCGGCCTGCGCCTCAACGTGTGGACGTGCGTCGTCCTCGGGCTCGCGGCGGTCCTCGGCCTGCTCGTCAGCGCGATGCGCCACCCCGGCCGGGAGGCGTCCGCCCTCAAGGAGACGACGCCGGGGGAGGCCGCCGCGGCCGCCGAGGTCGAGGCCCTCGACGCGGGCGCCGACCCGGAGGAGGCGGCCGACGCCGGCGAGCGCGCGGCGCTCGAGGCCGAGGACGCCGAGGTCACGACGACCGGCGGGACCGGCTCCACCGGCACCCCGACGTCCGGCGCGACCGCGCCCGGCGGCACCACCACCGGCCGGCCCCCGGCCGGCGGGAGCCACGACCCCGCTCCCTGA
- the trpB gene encoding tryptophan synthase subunit beta, producing MSTSTPSRGRLADGLPLSSAAGPYFGEFGGRFVPEALVAALDELDAAFTTAWADPAYRAELAELERTYTGRPSILTEVPRFAAHAGGARVLLKREDLNHTGSHKINNVLGQALLTKRMGKTRVIAETGAGQHGVATATAAALMDLECVVYMGEEDTRRQALNVARMRLLGAEVVPVTTGSRTLKDAINEAMRDWVANVESTHYLLGTVAGPHPFPTMVRELHRVIGVEARAQVLDLVGRLPDVVAACVGGGSNAMGIFHAFLDDEGVRLLGLEAGGDGVETGRHAASITGGAPGVLHGTRSYLLQDEDGQTVESHSISAGLDYPSVGPEHAWLAATGRAEYRPVTDDQAMQAMRLLSRTEGIIPAIESAHALAGALEEGRRLGPDGVVLVNLSGRGDKDVDTAARWFELVDAGDMVEAEDVRTARADEGVHDGPDLPGSAAPAGPGRRDEGVPASGPGSRADRGDAQGPA from the coding sequence ATGAGCACCTCCACCCCCTCCCGCGGGCGGCTGGCCGACGGCCTCCCGCTCTCGTCCGCCGCCGGGCCGTACTTCGGCGAGTTCGGCGGCCGCTTCGTCCCGGAGGCGCTCGTCGCCGCCCTCGACGAGCTCGACGCCGCCTTCACGACGGCGTGGGCCGACCCGGCGTACCGGGCCGAGCTCGCGGAGCTCGAGCGCACGTACACCGGCCGGCCGAGCATCCTCACCGAGGTGCCCCGCTTCGCCGCGCACGCGGGCGGCGCGCGGGTGCTCCTCAAGCGCGAGGACCTCAACCACACAGGCTCGCACAAGATCAACAACGTGCTGGGCCAGGCGCTGCTCACCAAGCGCATGGGCAAGACCCGCGTCATCGCGGAGACGGGCGCCGGCCAGCACGGCGTCGCCACGGCCACGGCCGCCGCCCTCATGGACCTCGAGTGCGTCGTGTACATGGGCGAGGAGGACACGCGCCGCCAGGCGCTCAACGTCGCCCGGATGCGGCTGCTCGGCGCCGAGGTCGTGCCCGTCACCACCGGCTCGCGCACCCTCAAGGACGCCATCAACGAGGCGATGCGCGACTGGGTGGCGAACGTCGAGAGCACGCACTACCTGCTCGGCACGGTGGCCGGCCCGCACCCCTTCCCCACGATGGTCCGCGAGCTGCACCGCGTCATCGGCGTGGAGGCGCGCGCCCAGGTGCTCGACCTCGTCGGCCGCCTGCCCGACGTCGTCGCGGCGTGCGTCGGCGGCGGCTCGAACGCCATGGGCATCTTCCACGCCTTCCTCGACGACGAGGGCGTGCGCCTGCTCGGCCTCGAGGCCGGCGGCGACGGCGTCGAGACGGGCCGCCACGCGGCCTCCATCACCGGCGGTGCGCCGGGCGTCCTCCACGGCACCCGCTCGTACCTCCTGCAGGACGAGGACGGCCAGACCGTCGAGTCGCACTCGATCTCCGCGGGCCTCGACTACCCGTCGGTCGGCCCCGAGCACGCGTGGCTCGCCGCCACCGGCCGCGCCGAGTACCGCCCGGTGACCGACGACCAGGCCATGCAGGCCATGCGCCTGCTCAGCCGCACCGAGGGCATCATCCCGGCCATCGAGTCCGCCCACGCCCTCGCCGGGGCCCTCGAGGAGGGCCGCCGGCTCGGGCCGGACGGCGTCGTCCTCGTCAACCTCTCCGGCCGCGGGGACAAGGACGTCGACACGGCCGCGCGCTGGTTCGAGCTCGTCGACGCCGGGGACATGGTGGAGGCCGAGGACGTCCGCACCGCGCGCGCCGACGAGGGCGTCCACGACGGACCGGACCTCCCGGGCTCCGCGGCCCCGGCCGGCCCCGGCCGCCGCGACGAGGGCGTGCCCGCGTCGGGCCCCGGCTCGCGCGCCGACCGCGGCGACGCGCAGGGCCCGGCGTGA
- the trpA gene encoding tryptophan synthase subunit alpha has translation MSAPTVPPAVPAAAGTSRTAAALDAARARGGAALVGYLPVGFPDVATSVEAARAMVGEGVDVVELGLPYSDPVMDGPTIQAAAQTALDRGTRPRDVLAAVEQVAATGAAVLVMTYWNPVVRYGVDAWSRDLAAAGGAGLITPDLVPDEGADWLEASAAHDLDRVFLVAPSSSPARLASTAAACRGFVYAASTMGVTGARASVGPAAEQLVADTRGAGAERVCVGLGVSTPAQAAEVGAYADGVIVGSALVRALGDGGVPAVARLAADLVQGVRP, from the coding sequence GTGAGCGCGCCGACCGTGCCCCCCGCCGTGCCCGCCGCCGCGGGCACCAGCCGCACCGCGGCGGCGCTCGACGCCGCCCGCGCCCGGGGCGGCGCCGCCCTCGTGGGGTACCTCCCGGTGGGCTTCCCCGACGTGGCGACGTCCGTCGAGGCCGCCCGCGCGATGGTCGGCGAGGGCGTCGACGTCGTCGAGCTCGGGCTGCCGTACTCGGACCCCGTCATGGACGGCCCGACCATCCAGGCGGCCGCCCAGACGGCGCTCGACCGGGGCACCCGCCCCCGCGACGTCCTCGCCGCCGTCGAGCAGGTGGCGGCCACGGGGGCCGCCGTCCTCGTCATGACGTACTGGAACCCCGTCGTCCGGTACGGGGTCGACGCCTGGTCGCGCGACCTCGCGGCCGCCGGGGGAGCGGGCCTCATCACCCCGGACCTCGTCCCCGACGAGGGCGCGGACTGGCTCGAGGCCTCGGCGGCGCACGACCTCGACCGGGTCTTCCTCGTGGCGCCGTCGTCCTCGCCGGCGCGGCTCGCCAGCACGGCCGCGGCCTGCCGCGGCTTCGTCTACGCGGCGTCGACCATGGGCGTCACCGGGGCCCGGGCCTCGGTCGGCCCGGCCGCCGAGCAGCTCGTCGCCGACACGCGCGGCGCGGGCGCGGAGCGCGTGTGCGTCGGCCTCGGCGTGTCGACGCCGGCGCAGGCCGCCGAGGTCGGCGCCTACGCGGACGGCGTCATCGTCGGCTCGGCCCTCGTCCGGGCCCTCGGCGACGGCGGCGTGCCCGCGGTCGCCCGTCTCGCCGCCGACCTCGTGCAGGGTGTGCGTCCGTGA
- a CDS encoding glutamate synthase subunit beta: MADPKGFLTQRERELPRRRPVDVRLMDWREVYEQRDEGALLRQAGRCMDCGIPFCHQGCPLGNLIPEWNDLTWRGDWSEAVERLHATNNFPEVTGRLCPAPCESACVLGINQPPVTIKQVEVAIADRAFDERWVVPQPPDRLTGRTVAVVGSGPAGLAAAQQLTRAGHTVAVYERDDAIGGLLRYGIPEFKMEKDLLDARLAQMAAEGTRFRPGTPVGGTARGAVSGLALTARYDAVLLAVGATVPRDLPLPGRHLAGVMPAMDYLVPANRAARGAGEGEDGTAVPAHLDARGKDVVIIGGGDTGADCLGTALRQGARSVTQLAHGEQPPAERAASEPWPVDPRLFEVTSAHEEGGDRRFTASTTEFVEGPDGALAGLRLVKAERRGREVVPVEGTEEVLPAQLVLIATGYTGPERGPLVDELGVALDERGNVARGASYETSVPGVFVAGDAGRGQSLIVWAIAEGRAAAAAVDEHLTGRPSTLPSPVRPTDRPLVV, translated from the coding sequence GTGGCTGACCCGAAGGGCTTCCTGACCCAGCGCGAGCGCGAGCTCCCGCGCCGCCGTCCCGTCGACGTCCGCCTCATGGACTGGCGCGAGGTCTACGAGCAGCGGGACGAAGGGGCGCTCCTGCGCCAGGCCGGCCGCTGCATGGACTGCGGCATCCCGTTCTGCCACCAGGGCTGCCCGCTGGGCAACCTCATCCCCGAGTGGAACGACCTCACGTGGCGCGGCGACTGGTCCGAGGCCGTCGAGCGGCTGCACGCCACGAACAACTTCCCCGAGGTCACGGGCCGGCTGTGCCCCGCGCCCTGCGAGAGCGCGTGCGTGCTGGGCATCAACCAGCCCCCGGTGACGATCAAGCAGGTCGAGGTCGCCATCGCGGACCGTGCCTTCGACGAGCGGTGGGTCGTGCCGCAGCCGCCGGACCGCCTCACGGGGCGCACGGTGGCGGTCGTCGGGTCCGGGCCGGCCGGCCTCGCCGCGGCCCAGCAGCTGACGCGCGCCGGGCACACGGTCGCCGTCTACGAGCGGGACGACGCCATCGGCGGCCTCCTGCGCTACGGCATCCCCGAGTTCAAGATGGAGAAGGACCTCCTCGACGCCCGGCTCGCGCAGATGGCCGCCGAGGGCACGCGCTTCCGCCCCGGCACGCCGGTGGGCGGGACGGCGCGCGGCGCGGTCTCCGGGCTCGCGCTCACCGCGCGGTACGACGCCGTCCTCCTCGCCGTCGGGGCCACGGTCCCGCGTGACCTGCCCCTGCCCGGTCGCCACCTCGCCGGCGTCATGCCGGCCATGGACTACCTCGTGCCCGCCAACCGTGCCGCCCGCGGCGCGGGGGAGGGCGAGGACGGCACCGCCGTGCCCGCGCACCTCGACGCCCGCGGCAAGGACGTCGTCATCATCGGCGGCGGCGACACCGGGGCGGACTGCCTCGGCACCGCGCTGCGCCAGGGGGCCCGGTCGGTCACCCAGCTCGCCCACGGCGAGCAGCCGCCCGCCGAGCGGGCGGCGTCGGAGCCGTGGCCGGTCGACCCGCGCCTCTTCGAGGTCACCTCGGCGCACGAGGAGGGCGGCGACCGCCGCTTCACCGCCTCGACGACCGAGTTCGTCGAGGGCCCCGACGGCGCCCTGGCCGGCCTGCGGCTCGTCAAGGCCGAGCGGCGCGGACGGGAGGTCGTGCCGGTCGAGGGCACGGAGGAGGTGCTGCCCGCGCAGCTCGTCCTTATCGCGACCGGGTACACCGGCCCGGAGCGCGGGCCGCTCGTCGACGAGCTGGGCGTCGCGCTCGACGAGCGCGGGAACGTCGCCCGCGGCGCGTCGTACGAGACCTCGGTCCCCGGCGTCTTCGTCGCCGGCGACGCGGGCCGCGGCCAGTCGCTCATCGTGTGGGCCATCGCCGAGGGGCGGGCCGCCGCGGCCGCCGTCGACGAGCACCTCACCGGCCGGCCCAGCACGCTGCCGTCCCCGGTCCGGCCGACGGACCGTCCGCTCGTCGTCTGA